The following proteins come from a genomic window of Alnus glutinosa chromosome 10, dhAlnGlut1.1, whole genome shotgun sequence:
- the LOC133879827 gene encoding putative disease resistance RPP13-like protein 1 yields the protein MAEIATIFLSPFLQQFFERLASGKFIDFFQQRKLSHGLLKKLKTTFLTLNAAFEDAEELQVMKPAVKEWLDELKDAIYDAEDILDEIATEALPSELDAEFQTTASKVRKLPISAFRNSLVQQIEPKIKEILGRLESLAQQKDLIGLKEGVRRKSSERLPTTSLVEESDICGRNDEKEAIIKMLLSDDISSNEMCVIVIVGMGGIGKTTLAQSVYKNDKVNEHFNIDAWVYVSEEFDVFKVTKIILEVVTLSPFDVTDLNQLQLKLKECLVGKKFLLVLDDVWNENYVHWEVLSKPFKFGAQGSKVIVTTRNRSVASVMRASSTHPLKELPEEDCWSLFAKHAFHDGNSNAHGELEVIGRKIIEKCGGLPLAVKTICALLRSKPDVDEWEKILKSELWDLPIDEMNILPALRLSYKYLPSHLKRCFAYSSIFPKNYAFKKDQLIMLWMAEGFLQQRKSKTMEEVGNEYFFTLESRSLFQKSSDDKSRFKMHDLVSDLTKFISRQFILRLEGDCFPKIENNTRHLSYFSKQNFHSLKKFETLHKAKRLRTFLHLDMRSSKAVHLINIKVVHDLLPTLRCLRVLSLSNYQNITELPDSIDEFKYLRYLDLSFTSVKRLPNFICKLCNLQTLILLNCIVLSSLPRDVWKLINLRHLDITETGIKEMPIQLGRQKCHYGNRFSEGQRSVLDSLRPHTNLKSLTIQSYGGKSFSDWVGHPSFSNVASLYLESCKYCSSLPLLGQLPSLQNLSIVGFDEVVRVGHEFCGSSSSSVKPFAALKVLRMEVMPKWEEWVSFGDENGGGAFPQLEKLSIRECPKLSGGLPVHLSSLSKLDIINCPQLVALLPLTPTICELELSDCNEMLLKELPTKMEKHIIKGFNAMQSLPKGMIDSDGDLPFSALKTVEIDRCKKLELSTHLDYSSLENLCLRDCGSLKSFPLDLFPKLYHIEIYRCKNLESLTVPENNEHDLVTLHIHLSHCPNFVSFPKGGLRAPNLTSLRISDCENLKSLPEKMHILLLSLERLHITYCPEIELFPVGQLLPSNLESIYITGCEKLIVSRMQWGLQNLPILKHFSIGGKNKDLESFPETQLLPTSLTYLFILDFPNLKSLDKKGLQHLIALEEFHIWNCPKLEYMPEQGLPASLSILEIFNCPLLKKEWRKIAHVEHIQIE from the exons atggctgagattgcaacaatttttctctctccctttctccaACAGTTTTTCGAAAGATTGGCATCTGGGAAGTTCATTGACTTCTTTCAGCAACGAAAACTCTCCCATGGACTCCTAAAGAAGTTGAAGACAACATTCCTTACCCTCAACGCAGCGTTTGAAGATGCGGAGGAGTTGCAAGTCATGAAGCCTGCTGTGAAAGAGTGGCTTGATGAGCTGAAAGATGCAATATATGATGCAGAGGACATCTTGGATGAGATTGCTACTGAAGCCTTGCCAAGCGAGTTGGATGCTGAATTTCAAACCACTGCAAGCAAGGTACGAAAGTTGCCCATCTCTGCTTTTCGTAATTCTCTTGTCCAACAAATAGAGCCAAAGATAAAAGAGATACTTGGCAGACTAGAATCTCTAGCACAACAAAAGGATCTTATAGGTCTGAAAGAAGGTGTTAGACGTAAGTCATCTGAAAGATTGCCCACAACTTCTTTAGTTGAAGAATCTGATATTTGTGGTAGGAATGATGAAAAGGAAGCAATCATTAAAATGTTGCTCTCAGATGATATAAGCAGCAATGAGATGTGTGTAATTGTCATAGTCGGCATGGGGGGAATTGGCAAGACCACCCTTGCTCAATCTGTATACAAAAACGACAAGGTGAATGAGCACTTTAACATTGATGCATGGGTTTACGTTTCAGAAGAATTTGACGTGTTCAAGGTAACGAAAATAATTTTGGAGGTAGTAACTTTGTCACCTTTTGATGTTACTGATCTAAATCAGCTTCAACTTAAACTAAAAGAGTGTTTAGTGGGGAAGAAGTTTCTACTTGTATTAGATGATGTTTGGAATGAAAATTATGTTCACTGGGAAGTCCTAAGCAAACCTTTTAAATTTGGAGCGCAAGGAAGTAAGGTCATCGTAACAACACGCAATCGTTCTGTTGCATCAGTTATGCGTGCTAGTTCAACTCATCCTCTAAAGGAGTTACCAGAAGAAGATTGTTGGTCATTATTTGCAAAACATGCATTCCATGATGGCAACTCTAATGCACATGGAGAGTTAGAAGTAATAGGTAGAAAAATCATCGAAAAGTGCGGAGGCCTTCCATTAGCAGTCAAGACAATTTGTGCTTTATTAAGATCTAAACCAGATGTTGATGAATGGGAAAAGATATTGAAGAGTGAATTATGGGATTTGCCAATTGATGAGATGAACATTCTTCCTGCTCTAAGATTAAGCTACAAATATCTCCCATCACATCTAAAGCGATGCTTTGCTTACAGCTCAATCTTTCCAAAGAATTATGCTTTCAAAAAAGACCAATTAATCATGTTATGGATGGCAGAAGGTTTCCTCCAGCAACGCAAAAGCAAAACAATGGAAGAAGTTGGTAATGAGTATTTCTTCACTCTAGAATCAAGATCATTATTTCAAAAATCTAGTGACGACAAGTCGCGTTTTAAAATGCATGATCTTGTGagtgatttaacaaaatttatatctagacaatttattttaagattgGAGGGTGATTGTTTTCctaaaattgaaaacaatacTCGCCACTTGTCCtatttttccaaacaaaattttCATAGCTTGAAGAAGTTTGAGACCCTTCACAAGGCTAAGAGGTTGCGCACTTTCCTACATTTAGATATGCGTAGTTCCAAGGCTGTGCACTTGATCAATATAAAAGTAGTACATGATTTGTTGCCGACATTAAGATGCTTACGGGTGCTTTCTCTGTCAAACTATCAGAACATTACAGAATTGCCAGATTCAATTGACGAATTTAAATATCTACGTTACTTGGACCTTTCTTTCACGAGTGTTAAAAGATTGCCCAATTTTATATGTAAGTTGTGCAATTTGcaaacattaattttattaaattgtatAGTGCTCTCTTCACTACCAAGAGATGTGTGGAAACTCATTAATTTACGTCATCTTGATATTACCGAAACTGGAATAAAAGAAATGCCAATACAACTCGGTAGACAAAAATGCCAC TATGGAAATAGATTTTCAGAAGGTCAAAGAAGTGTACTGGATAGTCTCCGACCCCATACAAACTTGAAAAGTCTCACTATCCAATCCTACGGTGGTAAAAGCTTTTCAGATTGGGTAGGGCATCCTTCATTCTCTAATGTAGCATCTCTTTATCTAGAAAGCTGTAAATATTGCAGTAGCTTGCCACTGCTTGGGCAACTACCCTCTCTGCAAAACCTTTCTATTGTTGGGTTTGATGAAGTTGTTAGAGTGGGTCATGAATTTTGTGGCAGCAGTTCTTCTTCAGTTAAGCCATTTGCTGCCCTTAAAGTTCTTAGGATGGAGGTGATGCCAAAGTGGGAGGAATGGGTTTCTTTTGGTGACGAAAATGGAGGTGGAGCTTTTCCTCAACTTGAAAAGCTTTCTATTAGGGAATGTCCTAAGCTATCAGGAGGGTTGCCGGTCCATCTGTCTTCTTTATCCAAACTTGATATTATTAATTGTCCACAGTTGGTAGCTCTACTCCCATTGACTCCTACTATTTGTGAATTGGAGCTCAGCGATTGTAATGAGATGTTGTTAAAGGAATTGCCAACTAAAATGGAGAAGCACATAATTAAAGGATTTAATGCCATGCAGTCCTTACCGAAAGGAATGATAGACTCCGACGGCGATCTTCCCTTCTCTGCATTAAAAACCGTTGAGATAGACCGTTGTAAGAAGTTAGAGCTCTCAACACACCTGGACTATTCATCCCTTGAAAACTTGTGTTTACGGGATTGTGGTTCTCTCAAGTCCTTTCCATTAGATTTATTCCCGAAGCTTTATCACATCGAAATCTATAGGTGTAAAAATTTGGAATCTCTTACCGTTCCAGAAAATAATGAACATGATTTAGTCACCTTGCATATTCATCTCTCTCATTGCcctaattttgtttctttcccaAAAGGAGGATTGCGTGCCCCCAACCTTACATCCTTAAGGATCAGTGATTGTGAGAATCTGAAATCACTTCCTGAAAAAATGCACATACTCCTTCTATCTCTTGAGAGATTGCATATAACATATTGTCCAGAAATTGAGTTGTTTCCTGTAGGACAGTTGCTGCCTTCCAATCTGGAATCAATTTACATTACTGGTTGTGAGAAACTCATTGTGAGTCGGATGCAATGGGGTTTGCAGAACCTGCCCATTCTTAAACATTTCTCAATCGGTGGCAAAAATAAAGATTTGGAGTCTTTCCCAGAAACACAGTTGCTGCCCACTAGTCTGACCTATCTTTTCATCTTGGACTTTCCAAATTTGAAATCTTTGGACAAGAAGGGGCTTCAACACCTCATTGCTCTTGAAGAATTCCATATCTGGAACTGCCCTAAGCTCGAGTACATGCCAGAGCAAGGGTTACCTGCCTCCCTTTCTATTCTAGAAATCTTCAACTGTCCTTTGTTGAAGAAAGAATGGCGCAAGATTGCTCACGTCGAACATATACAGATTGAATAA